GCTCAGCTTCTGGCCCAATAGGGTTTGTAGCTCCTGAAAAACGTATTGGGCAGCGGCCAGCTTCTGGTGAGGCCGCAAGCCCTGGCGCTGAGCCGCAGTAGCTACCAGGGTAAACGTGGATGCCCCCAGGTAGTCCAGCGAGGTGAGCAGCTCACGCACCGATGTGAGCTGGGGCAGTAGCTGGCGCAGGCGGCTGAATTCGAAGAAGGAGTAGCGTTCCAGGGCCTTGCGCAGCACCGGTATGCCCAGCTCGGCTAGCGGCACCTGGTATTCCAGCTGGTCGGCCGCCGGGGTGGTAGCCGCCGCGGCCACGGCTTCGGCCGGGTCGAATACGGTGGCTTCGGCGGTACCGTCCGGAGGCAGCACGTAGCGGATGCCCAGGCTGGTACCCGCCAGGGAGCTTTGCAGCGTGACGCGCCGCTGGCTGCCGGTGCGCACCCGCTCGTTGGTGTAGAGCAGGCCGGTTTCCCAGATGGGCAGCTGCTTAAAGGCGGGCTTTACGCGCACGGTGCGCGGGGTGCCGTCGTCGCGGCTGGGGTCGTAGATGCCGGCCTCTACGAGTTCCTTGGTCAGGGCCGCTACGTAGGTGCTGTCGTTGATGGAGTGGTAGTACAGCTCCTCCAGGCAGCGGAGCGGGTTGCCCAAGTCCTTATCCAGCTTGCGGCGGTTCGGCTCGGCGTCGGCGGGGCGCTGCCAGGGAAAGTAGCGGGCACCCCGGCCCAGCAGCTGGGCTTCCTGGGTGGTGGCTTTGGTGGGCTTGGGGTTGCGGGCGGAGCCACTCACACCGTTGCTTTCATCCAAGCGCACGATGTCGTAGAGGTTGAGCACGTCCCAGCCTTCGGTGAGCATCTGCACCGTAAACACGGCCCGTATCGGGCCTTCCTCCAGCCGGTTCAGCTCCAGCTGCTTGGCCTCGCTGTCGTCCTGGCTGTTCACGATGATGCAGCGGTCGGTCCGGAATGCTTCGCGCAGCTCGTCGGCCAGGCGGGCCAGGGGCAGGCCGTGGGCCTGAAACCAGGCCAGCGCCTTGCTGAGCGTGGGTCCGGCATTGGTAGTTAATGCTGTAAGCTGCTCGCCGTTCAACTCATCCAGCCATTCTCCGAACGCCTGAAAAAACGCCTTGCTTTCCGCAATAGAAGGCGACTTGAACAGCACCACCGGCTTAAAGGGCGCGTAGGGCGAGTGCAGCCCGGGGTTGGCGGCGTTGTACACCTTTAGGCGCCACTGGCTCAGCAGCAGCGCCTGGGCCACCCGCGCCCAGCGCGGCTCCCCCGATTTCAGCAGCCGGATTTCCTTGGAGTAGCCATCCTGCCGGAACTCCTTGAGCGAGTAGCGCACCAGCAGCTTATCGGCGTACTTTTCGGCCAGTGCCCGGTCGCTGAAATCTACCGTAGCGGTGTATTCCAACAGCGCGTTATCAGGGCGCTGCCGCAGCAGGCGCCCGATAGTGCTTTCCCAGGTGGATTCTTCCTGCTCCGCGTCTTGCCGGCTCCGGGTGGCTTTGTTGAAGTGGTGGGCCTCGTCGGCCAGCAGCACCAGCTTCTCGCGGGCTAGGTCCTCGTAGCTGAGGCCCTCCTCACGGGGCGTGCGCAAGTCGCCTTGCAGCTTCTGGATGGTGGTGAACAGAATGCTCAGGTCGTCGGGGTGAGTGCCTTCGAACGACTCAACGGCCACCACCGGCACGGCACGCCCGGCTACCACTACTTGCGGAGCAAAGAGGTACTTGGGGCTGCCGGGCTCGGTGAAGTTGGCGCGGGTTTTCTCTACGATGTTCTTGCTGTCCACCACGAACACGAAACGGCGGTAGCCTTCGGCGTAGAGGGCCAGCATATTGGCCGCCATGAGCAGGGTTTTGCCGCTGCCGGTAGCCATATTGAACAGGAGGTGGGCGGGCTTGTCGCGCAGCACCTTGCGCCGGGCCCGGATTTCTTCCCAGTAGTAGCGGAACACGGCCAGCGCGTGGGCCTGGTAGGGCCGTAGCGGTAGCGCGGGGTTCAGGTTACGGATAAGGCTGTCGGGCACTTCGTTGTCGAAAGCGCCTTCGGCAAAATCATCGGCCAGCTTGTCGGCCAGAAACGTAAGGGCGACGGGCATGGCGCTATTCGGCATCGGCCGACAGGCCGTAGAAGGTGCGGTTGAGGGCAATATCGGTGGCGGAGAGGCCGTAGTCGGCGTCTTCCATTTCCGAGAGGTTCACGTAGAGGCGGTTCTTGTCGAGGCAGTCCAGCAGCACGCGCTTCTGCTCGGGCAGCGGCAAGGCCGCAAACTCGTCCGCGTCCCAGCCGTCTACCTCAATGCGCAGGAACTCGTGGCGGGCCATGTCGGCGTGGAGCGCCAGCAGCGTAGCCGTGTCGGGTGCGGCTTCCACCCGGGCGATGTAGCCCGCGTTGTCTTCCCGCAACTCACAGTACAAGAAATCCCCCCTCCCGTCCAATTTTGCGCTTTTGAGATGCCACCCTGCTCGCCGGCAATAACCTTTTGCAGGCGCGGCACGGTCACGGTGTTGACGTAGTCCATCTGCTCGATGGCAATGTAGCGGCGGCCCATCTTGTGGGCCACGGCCGCCGTGGTGCCGGAACCGGCAAAAAAATCCAATACCAAGTCGCTTTCTTGGGAGCCGAGTTCTATAATTCGCCGTATCAGCTGCTCCGGTTTCTTGCCGCGCTCAAACTTGACACCGCCTTCACTCGAAATTCCTTCTATCGAAATATCCAGCCAAATGTCCGTGAGTAACGTCCCAGGTACCTTCTCGCCATCAATTTCAACTATGCGCTCCTTATAAAATAAGACTCGCTCACCCCCAATAAAACGGTAGTCCATATCATCGTTGGGATGCCGCACAATTCTGGAATTATCAGATTTGGATAACTCTATCGTTTCACGTCTTTTTTTCAGGGCGCCGCCTGTCACGGAAGCCGTACGAAAAACCCGTTCGGCGTTGTCAATAGCATAGTCATGCAGCTCCGAATTAAAACTTTCTTCACCAATAGCCTTTTTGGCCTCACGCACCGATGAATAGCCTTTTTCGAGAGCCAGCGCCTCTCCTAATCCCATCCAGGTCCATTCAGATTCCGGCAAGGTGATATCTGCAAAAATAAACTTATACGCTTTGTCATATTCTTTCTCAACAAGCATTTTCTTTAATTTAAAGTATTTTTTATTTCTGCAATAGAATAAAATATGTCCTGCCTGCTTAAACAAAGAATCGGATGCTCCTTTAAAGCCGAAAGCACTATTAGTTTCGATTATAATATGATTTGCATAATTATCTCGCTCGAACACTTCATCACACAACACCTTTGCATAGGCCACTTCGTTGTCGTCGAGCTGAATAAAAATCACCCCGTCTTTCCTGAGCAGTTGTTTGGCGGCCAGCAATCGGTTTTTTAAAAACGTCAGCCACGACGAGTGGTTAAACTTGTCGTTATACTTGAAGCTGTCGGTGCCAGTATTATAAGGCGGGTCAATATAAATCAGCTTGACCTGCCCGCGGAACCGCGGCAGCAGGCTGTGCAGGGCCAGCAGGTTGTTGCCTTTGATGAGCAGGTTTTCCTGGCTCAGGTCAATGGTGGCATCGGCCGTGAGCGGGTGCGCGCCGTCGGCGTCGTAGCGGGTGAAGCCGGTGAGGGCCTTGGGGGCCAGCAGGCGGGTTATTTCGTCGGGGGCGAGGGTTTCGTTGTAGAACACCTCGTCGCGCTTTTGGTCGTCCTTGTCCTGGCCGCCTTCCAGCACGCAGTCCTTGTAGGGCCAGGCCAGCACCACGTCGTTGGATTCGCGCAGGTAGCGGCCCCGGGCCACGCGCAGGCCTATCCGGTCGCGGTAGGCTGTGTAGGACTGGGGCAGCAAGGTGCGGTTGTGCAGAAAGGTTTCAAACTCCTGGAGCTTGAACACCTGCGCCTCGCCCACGGGCTGAAAGAACTGCCCGCGCAGGCCCGCGTGGTTCAGCAGCAGGGCCAGCAGGCCGGCATCGTAGCGGTAAGCGGCTTCGGCCACCCGGTCGGTAATGAGCTGGTCGTTGGCGAAAAAGTCCGGGCGCTGCTGGCGCAGCAGTTCGATTAAGTCTTGTTGCAAATTCTGCATCAGTAATCGGATGGATTGGGAAGTTAAAAGTACAAGCGTCGCTAATGAATTTGGCACGCTACGCGGCAGAAGAGTTTTAGCACGCTGTAAATCAAAGCGCCCCGCTGAACACATCCAGCGAGGCGCTTCGGCCCAATAAAACCGGAGACTAATTCAAGCTGCGGTAGCGCACGCGCTTGGGCTCCACGTCACCTAGGCGCTTCTTCTTGGCCTCTTCGTAGTCGGAGAAGTTGCCTTCGAACCACACCACTTCCGAGTTGCCCTCGAAGGCTAGGATGTGCGTGGCCAGACGGTCGAGGAACCAACGGTCGTGGCTGATGATAACGGCGCAACCGGCGAAGTTCTCCAGCGCGTCTTCCAGGGCACGAATGGCATTCACGTCGAGGTCGTTGGTCGGTTCGTCGAGCAGAATGAGGTTGGCGCCTTGCTTGAGCGTGGTAGCCAAGTGCACGCGGTTACGCTCGCCACCCGAGAGGTTGCCTACTTTCTTCTCCTGGTCGCCGCCGCGGAAGTTGAAATTGCTCACGTAAGCGCGCGAGTTCACCTGGCGGCCGGCCAGCAGCATGGTTTCGGTGCCGCCCGAAATCGTCTCGAACACCGACTTGTTGGCGTCGAGGCTTTCGTGCTGCTGGTCTACGTAGGCCACTTTCACGGTGGGGCCTACTTCAAACGTACCAGCGTCGGGCTTCACCTGGTCCGTAATCAGGCGGAACAGCGTGGTTTTGCCGGCGCCGTTCGGGCCGATGATGCCCACGATGCCGCCCTGCGGCAGCGAGAACGACAGGTTCTCGAACAGCAGCTTGTCGCCGAAGGCTTTGCTGATGTTGTGCGCCTCGATAACCTGCGCACCAAGGCGCGGGCCGTCGGGGATGAACAGCTCTAGTTTTTGCTCCTTCTCGCGAGCGTCCTCGGAGGCCATTTTGTCGTAGCTGGCGAGGCGGGCCTTGCTCTTGGCTTGGCGAGCCTTGGGGGCCATGCGCACCCACTCCAGCTCGCGCTGCAGGGTTTTCTGGCGCTTGCTCTCGGTTTTCTCCTCCTGGGCCAGGCGCGAAGCCTTCTGCTCGAGCCACGAAGAGTAGTTGCCTTTCCACGGAATACCCTCGCCGCGGTCGAGTTCCAGAATCCAGCCGGCCACGTTGTCGAGGAAGTAACGGTCGTGGGTTACGGCTATTACGGTGCCTTTGTACTGCTGCAGGTGCTGCTCCAGCCACAACACCGATTCGGCATCGAGGTGGTTGGTCGGTTCGTCGAGCAGCAGCACGTCGGGCTCTTGCAACAGCAGGCGGCACAGGGCTACGCGGCGCTTCTCACCGCCCGAGAGGTTGCCGATGATGGCGTCTTCGGGCGGGGTGCGCAGGGCGTCCATGGCGCGCTCCAGCTTGTTGTCGAGGTTCCAAGCGTCGAGCTGGTCGAGGCGCTCCTGCACCTTGCCCTGGCGGTCAAGTAGCTTGTCGAAGTCGGGGTCTTCGCCGCCGAAAGCTTCGTTGATTTCCTCAAATTCCTTGAGCAGCGCAACGGTTTCGGCTACGCCCTCCTCGATTACCTCGCGCACGGTTTTGGTAGCGTCGAGCTGCGGCTCTTGCTCGAGGTAGCCCACCGAGTAGCCCGGCGACCACACTACTTCGCCCTGGTATTGCTTATCAACACCGGCAATGATTTTCAGCAGCGACGACTTACCCGAACCGTTGAGGCCGAGCACGCCAATTTTGGCGCCGTAGAAAAACGAGAGGTAAATGTTTTTGAGAACCTGTTTCTGGGGCGGGAACACTTTGTTCACGCCAGCCATCGAGAAAATAATGGTGGGCTGGTCGCTCATGCAGTAAGCTGATGATGAATTCGATGTGAAAGAAAAAGCTCCTTCTGTTTTAGCAGCTAGGAATGTTGCTGCTCGCGCAGCAACGGGGGTTGCCGACCTAGGGCGGGGCCTCGTGGCCGAACCGCTCCTGCCCCCGGGCGTTAGCCTTGATCAAGCACCGCAGTGTCGGGCAGGTGGCCGCCGCTTTCGGCAGCGGGGCCGTTTGCAAAGCTAAGCCGCGCCCGCCACAGAAACACACCGCATAAGGCTTGCATTGTAAGCATTCTTGGGTGCAACTTCCGGCTGCGTACGCCGTCTTCGCATCAGGCGCCGGGTTTGGCAACGCCGTTCACTTTACTCCGCCCAACGTACCTCATCCTTTACCGTACCGCCAAGTAGCTACGAATCCCGTAAACTTGTGCGTTTATCGCTTCCCGCCACCCACCACTCCGCTCCTGTTTAGGACGTTTATCCTTATGGAACAGCAAGAGCAGCTGCTCAATCAGGCTCGCCAATTTGGCTACATCGAAGGCGACCAGGTATGGCTTCGCCCGTTCATGGACCTGCCCGCCCGGCAGGTGGGCCAGGTAAAAGACACCGAAGACGCAGCCCTGCTGTACTTCGCCCAACGTTTCGAGAGCTTCCGCGGCAAGGTAGATGACCTGCTCAGCCGCATCGAGGAATCGGAAAACAAGGGCTCTTTCCTGATGAAAGCCTTGCACCTTAAGGAGCAAATTGCTTCGTACGATGCCCTGGGCGACTTCACCGAGCTGCACCGCCGCCTTACCGAGGCCGAGGAGCACATTCGCACGCTGGTAGCCCGCAACCGCGAGAAAAACCTGGCCACCAAGGTGAAGCTCATCGAGGAGGCCGAGTCGTTGCACGACACCATCGACTGGCAGGCCGGCGGCGAAAAGCTGAAGGAGCTGCGCCAGGCCTGGATCAAAACCGGCCCGGTGAGCAAGGAGCTTACCGACGAGATGGAAACGCGCTTCCAAGCCGCCATCGAAGACTTCTACGTGCGCAAAAAAGCGTTCCAGGCCGATAAAAAGGCCATGACCAACCGGGCGTTCGAGAAGTACAAGTCGCTTATTCACAAATCCGAAGCCCTCCAAAATTCCGAGGATTGGGAAGGCACTACCGCCCAGCTGAAGCAGCTGCAGCAGGAGTGGAAAGACGTAGGCGGCTCGCTGCCCCGCAAAACCGCCAACGACCTCTGGACGCGCTTCCGCGCTGCCCATAACCGCTTCTTCGACCGCCTCAAAGAGCACATCAGCTCGAAGCGCTCCGAGGCCAAAGACCAGTACATGGACGACAACCTGGGCCGCAAGCGCGCCCTGGTGGCCGAGGCCGAAGCCCTGCTCAGCCAGCCCATGCACGAGGCCGTGGCCCGCGCCAAAGAGCTGCAAGCCGCCTGGAAAAAGGTGGGCCCCGTGCGCGGCCCCGAGTCGGACCAAGTGTGGGAGCAATTTCTAGCCGCCTGCGACAAGGTGTTCGAGCTCAGCTCGTTGGAGCACTACATCCGCAAGCGCCAACCCCAGGAAGGCCCCAAGCCCAGCTCGCAGGAGCAGCTTTCGCAGCGCGTTACGGCTCTGCGCGAGTTCATCAAGTACGACCGGCAGGAGCAGGATGTGCTGCAGGAAAACCTGGGCAAGCTGAACGACTCCCCGGGCAACGAGGCTTTCCGGACGATGCTGCAAAGCAAAATCAGGGCGTTCGAGCGGAAAATCCGCACCAAAAACGAGCTGATCGACCTGCTTCGCGAGCGTTACGCCGAATAATCTAACATTTCCACGCGTTTTACGTTGTCCAATCGCCTGTCGACCTGACGCCTTGGCGCACTATATATCGACGGCCGGATTTTTGCTAGCGGCGTACCGCTACTTTACCCAACCCATTTTACGCACAACCTTACTATGTACTGGACCCTGGAACTCGCCTCGTATCTGGAAGATGCTCCCTGGCCCGCCACCAAGGACGAGCTCATCGATTACTCGATCCGTTCGGGCGCTCCGATGGAGGTAGTGGAAAACCTGCAGGCCCTCGAAGACGACGGCCAACCTTACGAGAGCATCGAAGAAGTGTGGCCGGATTACCCGACCAAGGAAGACTTCATGTTCAACGAAGACGAGTATTAAGCCAGTTATCAGTTTTTAGTTGTCAGTTGTCGGGGCCTTTGCGGCCCTGAAGCCGCCTACCTGATGAGTCTGCTGACTGACAACTCGCAACTGACGACCGACGACGCTCCTCCCGCATTGCGCGCGGAGAATCTGGTTGCGGGGTACGAACAGCGCGTTCTGCTCCGCAACCTTTTTTTGTCGGTACCCGAGGGCGCGTTCGTGGCTATTGTAGGCCACAACGGCGCCGGCAAAACCACCTTGTTTCGGGTACTGACGGGGCAGTTGCCCTACACCGGGCAAGTGCAGCTGCACGGCCGCGACTTGCAGCACATCCGGCAGCCGGCGGCCCAGGGCGTGCTGGCCCACTTGCCGCAGCGCAACGCCATCAGCTTCCCCATTGAGGTGCGCGAGCTAGTGGTAATGGGCCGCTTTCGGCAGCACCGCGGCTTGCTGGCCGGCTACACCGCCCACGATTACGCCCTGGCCGATGAGGCCCTGCAGCAAGTGGGGGCCGCGCACCTAGGGCAGCAAAATTTTACGCTGCTTTCGGGTGGCGAGCAACAACTGGTATGGCTGGCGCAGCTGCTGCTGCAGGATGCCCGCCTGTGGCTGCTCGATGAGCCTACCCAGCAACTCGACGTGTACTACCGCCGCCGGGTGTTTGCCCTGCTGCAACAGTGGGTGCAGGAGCGGCGCAAAACCATCCTCTGCATCACCCACGACCTCGACCAGCTGCCCGACCTCCCGGGCTACCTGCTCAACCTTTCGGCCCCCGAGCCGCAGCTGCAGCCCCTGAACGAGGCTACCGTACGCGCCGCCCGCGAGTGGCTCGAAAACGAAGCCAGCCTGCCCACCAAACGGTAGCTGCGTGTAGCGCGGACTGCAAAGTCCGCGCTACACGCAGCTACCGGCGTTGGCCCGGCTTGCCGCGCAGCACGTTGGCAATCGACTGCATAAAGGGCCACGGCGTTACGGAATTCATCACCTGGAAATTCTCGGCCCACGTGGTGCGTTCGTCCAGGAAATCGAGGATGCGCTCCACCGGGTTGTTCCGAAATAGCTCGCTGAAAATCTGGCCGGTTCGCTCGCCCTCGCGCTGCATAATGTCGAGCAGCAAAGTGTCGAACAGGCGAAACTGCCACGCGTCGCCGGTAAGGTTGGCGGGCAGTGCCCCGGTACTGGCCAGGGCCGCAGTAAGCCGTTCGGCGTGCTGCTGCATGCGCAGAAAGGCGTAGCCGGTGCTGGCTTTTACGCGCCCGCCCCGGGTGCCCAGGTGCACAATATTGGTGCCCGTGCGCGGCGCAAAAACGTGGTCGGTCATCGGGATGGCGCCGGCCTCGGTTTCGGCAATGCGGTACGGGCGGCCACCCAGGGCCGTGGCCAGGTAATCGCGCAGTGCTTGCTCGTACTCGGCCTGCGGCAGCAGCTGGCCCGAAAACAGGGTGTACTCTACCAACGCCCGCCTAGGTGAAAACGGCAGCACGTACACGAAGCGGCACTCGTGGTGTTGCGGCACCCGAAAATCCATGAACACCGGCGTGCGGGCATCAAAGGCGTCGTAATCCGCTTCAACTTCCCAGCCCACAAAATGCTGCCAGAGGTAGCGCTTATTGGGGCGCGGCTCCGGCTTGGGCGGGCGGCTATCAAAAGCATAGCGCGCCGTAAAAGTGCCTGCCGAGGTGTGCGCCGCCACGCCCGTGGGCGTGTTTTCGAGCTGCTCTACGCGGGCCTGCACCACGGTAAACTGCTCGGGGCGGGCATCCAGGGCTTGCTGCACGAAGCGGTAAAAATCGAGGCCGCGCAGGGTGCAGTAGCGGTGCCGTTGCAAGGGCAGCACCGCATCGAGCTCGGGGCTCCGGAAGGCCAGCTGCCGCCACTGGCCGGCCAGCACAGCATCGTAGGGCGTAGGCCGGTCCGCCCAGAACGACCAGGTGCGGTCGTTCTGGTTTTTCTCTTCTGGCTCCAGCAGCAGCACACGCTTGTGGCGCAGGCGCGGCTCCTGGCTGAGGTGGTACGCCAGGCTCAGCCCGGCCGCGCCGCCGCCGGCAAGCAGGTAGTCGAAATCGGGCGGAGTCATCGTCGTCACGGGCAGAAAAGAACAGCGCGGGGGTATTTGTTTGGGCCAAGCTACGCACGCCGGCCCTAGGTGCCCCCGGGCCATACGTAACCAAGGCACCTAGGGCCGCCGCCGCGGCAAACAAAAGCGGCCCTGGTGAGTACCAGAGCCGCCACAAAATTGCAGTAGTTGCGCCGCCGGGGCTTAGAAGTTCGGCGAGAGCAGGTACTTGCTGTAGAACTCGTCGATGATGCGCACGGCATCCGAAGGGTCGTCCACGATCTGCACCAGGCTCATGTCCTCGGGCGAGATGTTGTGCTCCTCGTGCAACATCACTTCCTCGATCCACTTGAACAGGCCGTTCCAGTACGCCGAACCTACCAGCACGATGGGGAATCGGCCGATTTTGCGCGTCTGAATCAGGGTAATGGCCTCAAACAGTTCGTCGAGGGTGCCGAAGCCGCCGGGCATGCCGATGAAGCCCTGCGAGTACTTCACGAACATCACCTTACGCACGAAGAAGTAATCGAAGTTGATCACCTTATCGGGGTCGATGTAGATGTTGTGCGTCTGCTCGAAGGGCAGCTCGATGTTCAGGCCCACCGACTTACCGCCCTCGGCGCGGGCGCCTTTGTTACCGGCTTCCATGATGCCGGGGCCGCCGCCCGTGATTACGCCGTAGCCGTGGCGCACCAGCTTGGCCGCAATTTCTTCGGCCATTTGGTAGTAAGGGTTGTCGGGCTTGGTGCGGGCCGAACCGAAGATGGATACGCACGGACCGATTTTGGCCATTTTCTCGAAGCCCTCCACGAACTCGGCCATCACCTTAAAGATCTGCCACGAGTCGGCAATCTTAATCTCGTTCCAGTCCTTGTCGACAAACGCTTTGCGGATCTTCTGCTCGTCCTCGAGCTGAATGGTACGCTCGCCGTGGGTTTGCTCGCGAATGTCGCTGATGGTGGTAACCTTGTTGTCGTTAACGTCGGGCTGCGTGATGATGCGGCCGCTGCCGGCGTTGTGGGCTTCCTCCTGGAGTTTGGTTTTGCTGGTTTTTTTCAGTTTGGTCATAGCCACGCTGATGAAGTAAGGGGTTGATTAAGGCACCTGCGCAACCGCGCGGCGGCAGGCACGGCCAACCGGGTAAGTGGAAAGGTGGGAAAAGAAAGGGCAAAAAGAAAGCCGCTCTGCCCCTACGGGCGCAGCGACCAAAAGTATCGGCGCCCAAGTTAACAATTTGTTAACATTGCGCTAGCCATATAGTTAAATTGTTAAGCAAGCCCTAGGTCGTTGTCATGCCGAGCTGGTCGAGGCAGCTGGCGTGCGGTCGTTGGATGGTATTGTCATCCTGACGCAGGAAGGACCTTACCGGGACCTCACCCCCAGCCCCTCTCCAAAAGAGAGGGGAGCGGCTAGTATCTGGCGTCAGCAAACAAGATGATTCGGCAAGCTCAGCATGACACTACCTAAGCACGTCGGCCACGCGTGAGAAGGTCCTTCGCTTGGGCTCAGGATGACAGATGTAATTAACGTGCAAAGCCAAATGCCTCGCTTACGCGCAGCCCCCACTTATTTCGAGCGGATGGCAATAACCGGGTCCATCATGGAGGCGATTACGGCCGGCACGATGCCCGAAATCACCCCGATCAGCACCGATAGGCCCAAGCCCAGCGCAATGCGGTTCAGCGACATGGCCACCTTCAGGGCATCCTGCGGCACCAGCGTAACAAGCCACACCAGAAACAGGCCCGCCGCGCCGCCTACGAGGCACAGAAACACGGCCTCGAACAGAAACTGCGACAGAATAAAGAAGTTGTTGGCGCCGAGCGACTTCTGAATCCCGATAATGTTGGTACGCTCCTTCACCGACACAAACATGATGTTGGCAATGCCAAAGCCGCCCACCAGGATAGCAAACGAACCGATAACGGCTCCGGCCACGCCAATAACGCCGAACAGTTTGGTAATGGCGTCGGCGAGCATTTCGGGGCGGTTCAGGGCGAAGTCGTCTTCTTCGCGCGGTTTCAGGCCGCGGATGTTGCGCATGGCGCCGCGCACCTCGGCCTCCAGGTTCAGCAGGCCGGGGTCGGTGTCGGTGCCCTTGATGCCGATGGTAGCCTGCGCGCCGCCCAAGCTGCCGGTACTCAGGGCAAACATTTTGGTAAAAGCACCTAGGGGCAGCAGGCAATTGGTATCGTTGCTGGGCGTATCGAGCAGCTTTTTGCCCTCCTTTTCCATCACGCCCACAATCACAAACTTCTGCCCCTGGGTGCGGAACTCGCGGCCCAGAGCCGAGCCGTTGGGGTACAGGTTGTGCGCAATGTCGTAGCCCACTACGGCCACGTTGCGGGCGGCATCCATCTCCTGCGGCGTAAAATAGCGCCCCTCCTGGATTGGCACGCTCGATACCTGGCGGTAGTCGTAGGTAACGCCTTGCAGGGCAATGCCCTCCACGCTGTTGGTGCCGGCCTTGAGGGTGTTGCCGCCGCGCGCCGCAAACACGGCCACGCCGCGGTTATTCTCGGCCGTGAGGCGGCGCTGCAGCTCCCGAAACTCGCGAATAGATGGGTTGGGCCGGTTGAAATACTTCCACCACGGGTAGTCGCCGCCGAAGGCCCAGGGCCACTTCTGTACGTAGATGACCTTGTCGCCCACGAAGTTCATGCTCTGGCGGATGTTGGCCTCGAGCGAATCGACCACCGTGAATACCGAGATGATGGCGAAAATGCCCACCGTGACGCCCAGCAACGACAGCACCGTGCGCAGCAGGTTGGCACGAA
The sequence above is drawn from the Hymenobacter sp. YIM 151858-1 genome and encodes:
- a CDS encoding DUF349 domain-containing protein, producing the protein MEQQEQLLNQARQFGYIEGDQVWLRPFMDLPARQVGQVKDTEDAALLYFAQRFESFRGKVDDLLSRIEESENKGSFLMKALHLKEQIASYDALGDFTELHRRLTEAEEHIRTLVARNREKNLATKVKLIEEAESLHDTIDWQAGGEKLKELRQAWIKTGPVSKELTDEMETRFQAAIEDFYVRKKAFQADKKAMTNRAFEKYKSLIHKSEALQNSEDWEGTTAQLKQLQQEWKDVGGSLPRKTANDLWTRFRAAHNRFFDRLKEHISSKRSEAKDQYMDDNLGRKRALVAEAEALLSQPMHEAVARAKELQAAWKKVGPVRGPESDQVWEQFLAACDKVFELSSLEHYIRKRQPQEGPKPSSQEQLSQRVTALREFIKYDRQEQDVLQENLGKLNDSPGNEAFRTMLQSKIRAFERKIRTKNELIDLLRERYAE
- a CDS encoding DEAD/DEAH box helicase family protein, which produces MPVALTFLADKLADDFAEGAFDNEVPDSLIRNLNPALPLRPYQAHALAVFRYYWEEIRARRKVLRDKPAHLLFNMATGSGKTLLMAANMLALYAEGYRRFVFVVDSKNIVEKTRANFTEPGSPKYLFAPQVVVAGRAVPVVAVESFEGTHPDDLSILFTTIQKLQGDLRTPREEGLSYEDLAREKLVLLADEAHHFNKATRSRQDAEQEESTWESTIGRLLRQRPDNALLEYTATVDFSDRALAEKYADKLLVRYSLKEFRQDGYSKEIRLLKSGEPRWARVAQALLLSQWRLKVYNAANPGLHSPYAPFKPVVLFKSPSIAESKAFFQAFGEWLDELNGEQLTALTTNAGPTLSKALAWFQAHGLPLARLADELREAFRTDRCIIVNSQDDSEAKQLELNRLEEGPIRAVFTVQMLTEGWDVLNLYDIVRLDESNGVSGSARNPKPTKATTQEAQLLGRGARYFPWQRPADAEPNRRKLDKDLGNPLRCLEELYYHSINDSTYVAALTKELVEAGIYDPSRDDGTPRTVRVKPAFKQLPIWETGLLYTNERVRTGSQRRVTLQSSLAGTSLGIRYVLPPDGTAEATVFDPAEAVAAAATTPAADQLEYQVPLAELGIPVLRKALERYSFFEFSRLRQLLPQLTSVRELLTSLDYLGASTFTLVATAAQRQGLRPHQKLAAAQYVFQELQTLLGQKLSTYVGSTAFVGKPLKSYLANDRVTVAQDGGNPETALAMSTHPDAALRLDVANADWLIYDEFYGTSEEKHFIKYLAAALPELRQRFQDIYLLRNDKLFQLYNFDDGRPFEPDFVLFLTEVATGQALSWQVFVEPKGEHLRLNDAWKETFLLSIEARATNGNLQLLFENNEVRLHGLPFYTHSREAAFEASFKTLLVDSV
- the ettA gene encoding energy-dependent translational throttle protein EttA gives rise to the protein MSDQPTIIFSMAGVNKVFPPQKQVLKNIYLSFFYGAKIGVLGLNGSGKSSLLKIIAGVDKQYQGEVVWSPGYSVGYLEQEPQLDATKTVREVIEEGVAETVALLKEFEEINEAFGGEDPDFDKLLDRQGKVQERLDQLDAWNLDNKLERAMDALRTPPEDAIIGNLSGGEKRRVALCRLLLQEPDVLLLDEPTNHLDAESVLWLEQHLQQYKGTVIAVTHDRYFLDNVAGWILELDRGEGIPWKGNYSSWLEQKASRLAQEEKTESKRQKTLQRELEWVRMAPKARQAKSKARLASYDKMASEDAREKEQKLELFIPDGPRLGAQVIEAHNISKAFGDKLLFENLSFSLPQGGIVGIIGPNGAGKTTLFRLITDQVKPDAGTFEVGPTVKVAYVDQQHESLDANKSVFETISGGTETMLLAGRQVNSRAYVSNFNFRGGDQEKKVGNLSGGERNRVHLATTLKQGANLILLDEPTNDLDVNAIRALEDALENFAGCAVIISHDRWFLDRLATHILAFEGNSEVVWFEGNFSDYEEAKKKRLGDVEPKRVRYRSLN
- a CDS encoding DUF2795 domain-containing protein yields the protein MYWTLELASYLEDAPWPATKDELIDYSIRSGAPMEVVENLQALEDDGQPYESIEEVWPDYPTKEDFMFNEDEY
- a CDS encoding site-specific DNA-methyltransferase, which translates into the protein MQNLQQDLIELLRQQRPDFFANDQLITDRVAEAAYRYDAGLLALLLNHAGLRGQFFQPVGEAQVFKLQEFETFLHNRTLLPQSYTAYRDRIGLRVARGRYLRESNDVVLAWPYKDCVLEGGQDKDDQKRDEVFYNETLAPDEITRLLAPKALTGFTRYDADGAHPLTADATIDLSQENLLIKGNNLLALHSLLPRFRGQVKLIYIDPPYNTGTDSFKYNDKFNHSSWLTFLKNRLLAAKQLLRKDGVIFIQLDDNEVAYAKVLCDEVFERDNYANHIIIETNSAFGFKGASDSLFKQAGHILFYCRNKKYFKLKKMLVEKEYDKAYKFIFADITLPESEWTWMGLGEALALEKGYSSVREAKKAIGEESFNSELHDYAIDNAERVFRTASVTGGALKKRRETIELSKSDNSRIVRHPNDDMDYRFIGGERVLFYKERIVEIDGEKVPGTLLTDIWLDISIEGISSEGGVKFERGKKPEQLIRRIIELGSQESDLVLDFFAGSGTTAAVAHKMGRRYIAIEQMDYVNTVTVPRLQKVIAGEQGGISKAQNWTGGGISCTVSCGKTTRATSPGWKPHPTRLRCWRSTPTWPATSSCALR
- a CDS encoding ABC transporter ATP-binding protein, with product MSLLTDNSQLTTDDAPPALRAENLVAGYEQRVLLRNLFLSVPEGAFVAIVGHNGAGKTTLFRVLTGQLPYTGQVQLHGRDLQHIRQPAAQGVLAHLPQRNAISFPIEVRELVVMGRFRQHRGLLAGYTAHDYALADEALQQVGAAHLGQQNFTLLSGGEQQLVWLAQLLLQDARLWLLDEPTQQLDVYYRRRVFALLQQWVQERRKTILCITHDLDQLPDLPGYLLNLSAPEPQLQPLNEATVRAAREWLENEASLPTKR